tgaagctgtataaaataaatattgtgcTATGTTAGTTCTACTTGAAAAGAAAAGGTTAATTTTAGTATTACCTTGGGATGTTCCTCAGGTACATGCTGCTTTGCATACTTGGCCAGCTCCACCATTTGAGGGTCTGGTTTCTCCACATCATAACTGTTGGTGCAATTCACTAATGTAGAACCCACAGCAAAGAGCACAGTCTTATCCTCGgactgcaaaaacacacagaaaacacaaaaagggcATCAGTGCATTTCAAGCATGGATGACAATCTGGTCCTGTGACATGAAATAGTTAGCAATAGTTACTTAGATTTAGAACAAATGAGTCCAATGAGAGACAGGAAAGGACTACTGATTAACTGGTCAGCGCTATAGACAGGACTAACACTGCCATCTAATGCACCGTGAAGGTGTGTGCCAAATATGCTGACGTTTGGTTATGAAGAATCAGACCCTGTTAACTCCACAGAAGTCAGAGTGGAGAAAAGATAAGACTTCAGTTTAAATTCTTTCAGCTATGAGGAAAATAATGATGAGTTATACCTTTGCAAGGTCAAACATGGCCAGCAGGGCATTCTTGTCTTCCACCAAGTCTTCCTTTACATCTGCATCAAAGGTGAGGTAGGCGAGACCTTCCACAGACCAGCGGCGGGAAGTTGGGGGGAGAGTCTCATTACACAGCCACCTTACAGAGAAAGAGATAAAGCTTGTCAGTTATTTGAAATCCAGTAATCCACTCAAAACCTGATATTTAGATCAGGTTTTGCAGATGTACATCAAGCATGCTGCATCTCTTAATCTATACCTAGGGCTTAAGATTCAATATAAGCCAACATACTTCCTGCACTGCTTGGCAAGCTTAAGTGTAGATCCCTCTGCAAACTGCTTCATGCTGAAATCTGTTCCTCCTGCTGATCCAAGCTTGCACAAACCCTGTGCAATAGCCCACATACACATAGCTgttattttcatctttatttagaAGTGTTATTTTCTAAAACTATCTGTGGTACTTACCACTAGGGCTCTCACACGTATCCTGTCATTCTCGCTCTTCTTGTATAGGTCCTTTAGCAGGGACACTCCGTTGGCTGTGATAAATGAAGCTCTCTTGGCTTTGCCTGCAGCATGGATTAGAGCCTCAACCGCTACCTGCTGGTGAGTAACATCTTCGGAGGCACACAGCGATATCACGGCATCCATCATTCCTGACATTTCCAGAGTTCTGTTACCCACATCACTTGGCCCTTGTAGAAGCACTGATACTGTCTGGATGGCTCTCAGCTTGCCGTCTAGGCCAGGCCGGCTGAAATGTTGCCTGCCCACAACAACATTATGTTAGAAGAATCAATCAGTTTTCATGCTCACAAAGGACTTGTGATGCAGTTCTGGAAAAAAGATCTAAACGAACAAACAGTTTAAACAAGCTTCCTTGGTCAACTCACTGAACATATTCTTCACATAGTTTGTTGAAGTTCTCCCTCTCTTTGTCACTCTTTAGGTCATCATAGAGTTTGCTCAGCAAGACTGAACAGCTCATGTGACTGTTGTCTGTAAGAGGTGGCCCTTCTGAGATCTCTGGGACAGTCCCAGCCACTTCCAGGATTTTCTTCAGCCCTGTAGGAAAACAATGAGTCTCTAATTCATATACAGTGATAACAGATAACATCAGTTATAAATTTTCTAACatagaaaaatgaacaaaataaacatgcatCTTTGTGTCACGGTAATGCATGCCTTGGTATCCACCATGgtttaataaattatttgcCTACATGTAGGATGTGTTTCATACCCTGGTCTACCACCCATAACGTGAGGGAGTTATCTGGGTTTTTCAAGGATTTGCGGGGTACTTGTTTGACAAGGAGATTTATAGCGCTGTCTCTGCCCGGTCCTGACACATTTGATGCTGGCATCATTTCCAAAAGGTGTCGTAACATTGACCGCAGCTCCTTGGATGGTTCTGTGTTAAGATTCATATAGTGAGTAACAATTAAATGTAAAGAACACAGAGccgacacacacaaaacatttgcTAAAGGTTAACCTTCAGTGTAACCAAGTTCCCAATATAAGTATCTAAACTCACCAGGAAGTATAGCTTCATCTTTTCCTCTGATCTCTCTTTTCATTCCCTCTGTCAGAGCTTCAAACATCACCTGTAGCAGATGGCAGGCAGCCAGAGACACACTTGAAGCTCCTGATCCCATTACCACACACAGCTGCTCCATTCCCAACTCATTCACTATCGCCATAGTCTGGAAATTCAAAGAATGGACATCAGCAATAATGAACTGCAAAACAACTGAGTGACAAGCACATTGAACAGCCTGCTCTAGCTTCACATTAATGATGGATGGAAATCAGAATGcatataaacctttttttttatataattccaaactacaaaaatataaaaagtgacTTTAAAGATGAAGCAAATAGTAATCTCAAAGGAACAGTCACACTTACTCTAGACTGATGTCCTGTGCACAAACCAACCAATGTCCTGAGAGCAGAAAGTACAACATCCTCCAGCTTTGACTGCAGAAGTTTCTGAATTAGCTTCACTCCATCATTACGGAAGATCTGTTCAGCTCCTGCTTCCTCTCGAGATAGCACCACTAGATTCTGAGCAGCCTGAAATTGATTGAAGGATTTGATTATTTTGGTGCCGTACAGTTTTACAGACGCATTAGCATTAATGAAGAAATATCAGGCGCATCAAGAATGAATTAGAGGAATGTATTCATCTGCCTTTTGAGTTATTCTCACCTTCTGTCGATCGCACTCTTTAGTAGATGGATCTAAGAGGAGGGAGAACATCTGCTGCACACGAGCATCGGTGGAGTTTAGTTGTGCTGACTAAAGGGTTAAGAGAAATGATTTCGATTAGCAAGAAACAATTTAGAAAATAAGTTTATCCACACCTTTATCCACATCACACCACCTTTTGCTGAATCTGTGCTCCCAGCTGTCTGAGCAGATCCTGGAAAGCTTTATTTTTGGGCTCCAGTTGGGCACATCTCTGAGCATCCAGAAAGGCCTGGTCAAACCGGCCAAGTTTCTGAAATGCCTGGGCCCTCCGAAATCTGGCTTTCACATCACCTTGGTCAGTATCAAGTGCTGGAAAGAGGCAATAATAATATTCATCAAAGCTGCAAAAGCATCTGTGTAAAGACACATTTCATgcaacaatgtccagaatgctGAAAATCACAAGTTGTGAATAATGTTAtccattataaaaaaaatatttctgctgTAACTATTGCTCAATAAGAATTCTTTGGTCTATAATACCTACCTAATAactaaaagtttgtttttgttaagacAACATAATGATACTGGTGACATATATACCATTATAATTATGTTGTCCattgtttgtttaattattaTATTGCAGGAAAAGATGCTTGTATGTAATCGACGTCATCACACTGTTTGGCCAGCAGAGCGCATTCAAACTCCATTGTTTACAATACTCTCAGTTTGCACCACATGCGGCAGAGTATCAATCAAGTAGTGTCTTCACAGTAAGTAAGAAaagtcagtaaacactttcactttttcaatATAACTTAAATATAATCTAGATATACcataacattaaaaccactggtTTAGGTGTCCCATTACTACCAAAACAGTTACTAGGTCATGGTCACAGGATGGCTGGTGAAGTTTTGCTGTCTGGTACTGGGATATTGGCAGCATAACCCTTTCTTGGTACTGTGGATTGCAGCGTGAGGGCCTTCATGTATTAGTGTTGTTCCACTCAATCATGTGATAGGTTTGGATGTGGGCAGTTTGAAAGCTGGACCAGTGCCTTTGGCTCTTTATCTATCTAGCAATTTAAATCTATatgtataaagaaaatatatacacAGTATGAGTCAGATGAGCTGATCTGTAGAAAATTGTCAGATTAGTAGCTCAGTTTAAAGTTGTCAtgcttctttggtttcttttctattttttagcatctgaatgaatgaaatataaGGCCATCTGTGCGTATATATGCTTGTGCATTATGCGCATAGATTCATTTGTATGTATTTACAGAGGTATTGCAAATTACCTTATTGTTAACTACTCATATACACAAAGTACAGGTTGATAAGATATTTCTGCACCTTTTTTGTTTGCCTTGATATGACTGTGGAATTTATTATGATTTTACATATTCTAACCCATACATCGTAATATAAGTGCACTTTGCAACCTCCGTGCCTTTCTCTTGTCTTTTATAGATTACTCCTGTTTCTTAT
This Astatotilapia calliptera chromosome 7, fAstCal1.2, whole genome shotgun sequence DNA region includes the following protein-coding sequences:
- the unc45a gene encoding protein unc-45 homolog A — translated: MSDTEKEKDPAALKEEGNTLFKAGDMQGAVCCYTKALKLTDSHADKAVLYRNRSACYLKLEEYSKAEADASKALDTDQGDVKARFRRAQAFQKLGRFDQAFLDAQRCAQLEPKNKAFQDLLRQLGAQIQQKSAQLNSTDARVQQMFSLLLDPSTKECDRQKAAQNLVVLSREEAGAEQIFRNDGVKLIQKLLQSKLEDVVLSALRTLVGLCTGHQSRTMAIVNELGMEQLCVVMGSGASSVSLAACHLLQVMFEALTEGMKREIRGKDEAILPEPSKELRSMLRHLLEMMPASNVSGPGRDSAINLLVKQVPRKSLKNPDNSLTLWVVDQGLKKILEVAGTVPEISEGPPLTDNSHMSCSVLLSKLYDDLKSDKERENFNKLCEEYVQQHFSRPGLDGKLRAIQTVSVLLQGPSDVGNRTLEMSGMMDAVISLCASEDVTHQQVAVEALIHAAGKAKRASFITANGVSLLKDLYKKSENDRIRVRALVGLCKLGSAGGTDFSMKQFAEGSTLKLAKQCRKWLCNETLPPTSRRWSVEGLAYLTFDADVKEDLVEDKNALLAMFDLAKSEDKTVLFAVGSTLVNCTNSYDVEKPDPQMVELAKYAKQHVPEEHPKDAPSYVEKRLVKLLEAGVVSALVCMVKQESPALTEACRECIARVFLALVERQEDRGTVVAQGGGKALIPLASDNTDAGKIKAAQALAKITITSNPEIAFPGERIYEVVRPLTSLLRLECTLLQNFEALMALTNLAGINDRLRQKIIKEKAVPKIEGYMFEEHDLVRASATECMCNLVLNTEVQKLYLATGNDRLKLLVLYSGEDDGRLRKAAAGTLAMLTAEHPELCARIPGTTTHWLEIVQALLLSEIPDLRHRGVVIVQNMIQAEKSLAEKLIESEALEILSVLAKGGDGMPDAVSKIAQNCLDKAMEYGIIRNREEKEKSSGTEP